One genomic window of Azospirillum sp. TSH58 includes the following:
- a CDS encoding bifunctional 2-polyprenyl-6-hydroxyphenol methylase/3-demethylubiquinol 3-O-methyltransferase UbiG, protein MSDPQTGSPPGPLYDDRFYDIQEEGSLRSARVIAPLVLGWVDAGSVLDVGCGVGTFLRAFAETGITDVQGLDGDYVRRDRLRIDPSRFGAHDLSQPFDLGRRFGLVLSLEVAEHLPEERAEGFVDDLCRHGDVVLFGAAIPGQGGNGHINEQWQSHWAGKFLSRGYEAFDILRPVLWADPSVEFWYRQNTVIFANPDGIAAHPGLAAMRGKGLPLSCMGLVHPELLALHARQAARSRRVVEVFNQMAAQGGSYRFDKGADGSVNIVRIE, encoded by the coding sequence ATGTCCGACCCCCAGACCGGTTCTCCGCCGGGACCGCTGTACGACGACCGCTTCTACGACATCCAGGAGGAGGGGTCGCTCCGGTCCGCGCGGGTCATCGCGCCGCTGGTGCTGGGCTGGGTGGATGCGGGGTCGGTCCTCGACGTCGGGTGCGGGGTCGGCACCTTCCTCCGGGCCTTCGCCGAGACGGGGATCACGGACGTCCAGGGGCTGGACGGCGACTATGTGCGCCGCGACCGTCTGCGCATCGATCCGTCCCGCTTCGGCGCCCACGACCTATCGCAGCCTTTCGATCTGGGGCGGCGGTTCGGCCTCGTCCTGTCGCTGGAGGTCGCCGAGCATCTGCCGGAGGAGCGCGCCGAGGGCTTCGTCGACGATCTCTGCCGCCACGGCGACGTCGTGCTGTTCGGGGCCGCCATCCCCGGCCAGGGGGGCAACGGCCATATCAACGAGCAGTGGCAGAGCCATTGGGCCGGGAAGTTCCTCTCGCGCGGCTACGAGGCCTTCGACATCCTGCGCCCCGTCCTGTGGGCCGACCCGTCCGTCGAATTCTGGTACCGCCAGAACACGGTGATCTTCGCCAACCCGGATGGCATCGCCGCCCATCCCGGTCTGGCCGCCATGCGGGGGAAAGGGCTGCCGCTGTCCTGCATGGGGCTGGTCCATCCGGAGCTGCTGGCTCTCCACGCCCGTCAGGCCGCCCGGTCGAGGCGGGTGGTCGAGGTCTTCAACCAGATGGCCGCGCAGGGCGGCAGCTACCGTTTCGACAAGGGCGCGGACGGGTCGGTCAACATCGTGCGCATCGAGTGA
- a CDS encoding ChrR family anti-sigma-E factor has protein sequence MTVPTHHPGDTLLIDYAGGALGEAASLIVATHLALCPCCRLNVAEMEAVGGALLESIEPEEVDPACLETVLARLDDLPPLPRAPKPKLVCRPAEVPLLPEPLRRYIGNDLSRLPWKRLMRGMDCYDIPLGSGSGYESARCGKARLMRLASGVGPPHHTHRGIELTLVLDGGFTDDLGQFARGDLSVADDSVRHRPVADEEGCLCLAVTDAPLRFTGALGLILNPFVKF, from the coding sequence ATGACCGTGCCCACCCACCATCCCGGCGACACCCTGCTGATCGACTATGCCGGCGGCGCCCTGGGCGAGGCGGCGTCGCTGATCGTGGCGACCCATCTGGCCCTGTGCCCCTGCTGCCGCCTGAACGTCGCCGAGATGGAGGCGGTCGGCGGCGCCCTGCTGGAAAGCATCGAGCCGGAGGAGGTCGATCCCGCCTGCCTGGAAACGGTCCTGGCCCGGCTGGACGACCTGCCGCCCCTGCCCCGCGCGCCGAAGCCGAAGCTGGTCTGCCGGCCGGCCGAGGTGCCGCTGCTTCCCGAACCGCTGCGCCGCTACATCGGCAACGACCTGTCGCGCCTGCCCTGGAAGCGGCTGATGCGCGGCATGGACTGCTACGACATTCCGCTGGGCTCCGGTTCCGGCTACGAGTCTGCACGCTGCGGCAAGGCCCGGCTGATGCGGCTGGCCAGCGGCGTCGGGCCGCCCCACCACACCCACCGGGGGATCGAGCTGACCCTGGTGCTGGACGGCGGCTTCACCGACGATCTGGGCCAGTTCGCCCGCGGCGACCTGTCCGTCGCCGACGACTCCGTGCGCCACCGCCCGGTGGCCGACGAGGAGGGCTGCCTGTGCCTGGCGGTGACCGACGCGCCGCTTCGTTTCACCGGGGCGCTGGGGCTGATCCTGAACCCCTTCGTGAAGTTCTGA
- a CDS encoding sigma-70 family RNA polymerase sigma factor, which translates to MQDLGSPAAGADRTFEELLTAVGRDRDRAAFAALFGHFAPRLKAYLRRQGCDAGGAEELVQDVMLLVWRRAETYDPTQASAATWVFTIARNRRIDALRREQRPEIDPADPTLVPDPVESADDGVAARETAGRLQAALKTLPPEQADLLRLAYFEDKPHSLISAEQGIPLGTVKSRLRLAMERLRKAMRDSR; encoded by the coding sequence ATGCAGGATCTCGGTTCCCCAGCCGCCGGCGCCGACCGGACGTTCGAAGAGCTGCTGACCGCGGTCGGGCGGGACCGCGACCGCGCGGCCTTCGCGGCGCTGTTCGGCCATTTCGCCCCGCGGCTGAAAGCCTACCTGCGCCGCCAGGGCTGCGACGCGGGCGGTGCGGAGGAGTTGGTGCAGGACGTGATGCTGTTGGTGTGGCGCCGCGCGGAAACCTATGACCCGACCCAGGCCTCCGCCGCCACCTGGGTGTTCACCATCGCCCGCAACCGGCGGATCGACGCGCTGCGGCGGGAGCAGCGGCCCGAGATCGACCCCGCCGACCCCACGCTGGTGCCCGACCCGGTGGAGAGCGCCGACGACGGGGTGGCGGCGCGGGAAACCGCCGGCCGCCTGCAGGCCGCGCTGAAGACCCTGCCGCCGGAGCAGGCCGACCTGTTGCGGCTGGCCTATTTCGAGGACAAGCCGCACAGCCTGATCTCCGCCGAGCAGGGCATTCCGCTGGGCACCGTCAAGTCGCGCCTGCGTCTGGCCATGGAACGGCTGCGCAAGGCCATGAGGGACTCCCGATGA
- a CDS encoding invasion associated locus B family protein: protein MLPIRTIRRTAGAALLLAGPILAAAVTMGTATTAAAADPRLLGTFKDWNAFAFDEGGHKVCYMSSQPKKKEPAAAKRGDIHVLVTHRPAEKALDVVSFIVGYPLKKDSESTVEVGGKTFKLFTDGETAWARDADTDKAVTAAMRDAKGKSMVVKGVSGRGTKTTDTYSTDGFAQAYDAINQACGVKR, encoded by the coding sequence ATGTTGCCCATCCGCACCATCCGTCGCACCGCCGGCGCCGCTCTGCTTCTGGCCGGTCCGATCCTCGCCGCCGCCGTCACCATGGGCACCGCCACCACGGCCGCCGCCGCCGACCCGCGCCTGCTGGGGACCTTCAAGGACTGGAACGCCTTCGCCTTCGACGAGGGCGGGCACAAGGTCTGCTACATGTCCAGCCAGCCCAAGAAGAAGGAACCCGCCGCGGCCAAGCGCGGGGACATCCATGTGCTGGTCACCCACCGCCCGGCGGAGAAGGCGCTGGACGTGGTCAGCTTCATCGTCGGCTATCCCCTCAAGAAGGACAGCGAGTCGACGGTCGAGGTGGGCGGCAAGACCTTCAAGCTGTTCACCGACGGCGAAACCGCCTGGGCGCGCGACGCGGACACCGACAAGGCCGTCACCGCCGCGATGCGCGACGCCAAGGGCAAGTCCATGGTGGTGAAAGGGGTTTCGGGCCGCGGCACGAAGACCACCGACACCTACAGCACCGACGGCTTCGCCCAGGCTTACGACGCCATCAACCAGGCCTGCGGCGTGAAGCGCTGA
- the rlmN gene encoding 23S rRNA (adenine(2503)-C(2))-methyltransferase RlmN, with protein sequence MSASNHAAAFALPAVDADGRKNLVGLSRDELEAEMLSVGLEKFRARQLWHWIYHRGATDFAVMTTLAKPVREKLAESYAVARPTVVRDLKSVDGTRKWLLRMPDGQEVESVHIPEEDRGTLCVSSQVGCTLTCRFCHTGTQRLVRNLDASEIVAQVMLARDALGEWPAPPDGRMISNIVMMGMGEPLFNYENVAKALKIVMDGDGISISKRRITLSTSGVVPAMKRCGEELNVNLAVSLHAVTDELRDLIMPINRKYPLKELMDACRNYPGLNNARRITFEYVMLKGVNDSPADARALVKLLEGIPSKINLIPFNPWPGAPYERSTDRAIQVFGDIVNNAGYASPVRTTRGEDIMAACGQLKSASVRLSAADRAAIEKVLAEKDAALAG encoded by the coding sequence ATGAGCGCCTCCAATCACGCTGCTGCCTTTGCCCTGCCGGCTGTTGACGCCGACGGGCGCAAGAACCTTGTCGGCCTGTCCCGCGACGAGCTGGAAGCCGAAATGCTGTCCGTCGGCCTGGAGAAATTCCGGGCCCGCCAGCTCTGGCACTGGATCTACCACCGCGGAGCCACCGACTTCGCGGTGATGACCACGCTCGCCAAGCCGGTGCGCGAGAAGCTGGCGGAGAGCTACGCCGTGGCCCGCCCGACGGTCGTGCGCGACCTGAAGTCGGTGGACGGCACGCGCAAGTGGCTGCTGCGCATGCCCGACGGGCAGGAGGTGGAGAGCGTCCACATCCCCGAGGAGGACCGCGGCACGCTCTGCGTCTCCTCGCAGGTCGGCTGCACGCTGACCTGCCGCTTCTGCCACACCGGCACGCAGCGTCTGGTGCGCAACCTCGACGCCTCGGAGATCGTGGCGCAGGTCATGCTGGCCCGCGACGCGCTGGGCGAATGGCCGGCGCCGCCGGACGGGCGGATGATCTCCAACATCGTCATGATGGGGATGGGGGAGCCGCTCTTTAACTACGAGAACGTCGCCAAGGCGCTGAAGATCGTCATGGACGGCGACGGGATCTCGATCTCGAAGCGCCGCATCACGCTCTCGACCTCCGGCGTCGTCCCGGCCATGAAGCGCTGCGGCGAGGAGCTGAACGTCAACCTCGCCGTCAGCCTGCACGCCGTGACGGACGAGCTGCGCGACCTCATCATGCCCATCAACCGGAAATACCCGTTGAAGGAGCTGATGGACGCCTGCCGCAACTACCCCGGCCTGAACAACGCGCGGCGCATCACCTTCGAATACGTGATGCTGAAGGGCGTCAATGACAGCCCGGCGGACGCCCGCGCCCTGGTGAAGTTGCTGGAGGGCATCCCGTCGAAGATCAACCTGATCCCCTTCAACCCCTGGCCGGGCGCCCCCTACGAGCGTTCGACCGACCGGGCGATCCAGGTCTTCGGCGACATCGTCAACAACGCCGGCTACGCCAGCCCCGTCCGCACCACCCGCGGCGAGGACATCATGGCCGCCTGCGGCCAGTTGAAGAGCGCGTCCGTCCGCCTGTCCGCCGCCGACCGCGCCGCCATCGAGAAGGTGCTGGCCGAGAAGGACGCGGCGCTGGCCGGATAA
- a CDS encoding argininosuccinate synthase, with amino-acid sequence MSGASGKQIKKVVLAYSGGLDTSVILKWLQETYQCEVVTFTADLGQGEELEPARKKAELLGIKPENIFIDDLREEFVRDFVFPMFRANTLYEGTYLLGTSIARPLIAKRQIEIANQVGADAVAHGATGKGNDQVRFELGYYALRPDIKIIAPWREWDLNSRTRLIDYAEKNQIPIAKDKRGEAPYSTDANLLHISYEGKALEDPWVEPFEDMYTRSVAPEKAPDTPTYVEVEFKRGDAVAIDGKALSPAALLTELNRLGGENGIGRLDLVENRYVGMKSRGVYETPGGTILLAAHRAMESITLDRGAGHLKDELMPRYAELIYCGYWFSPERLALQALIDQTQEPVNGVVRLKLFKGNVTVVGRKSPNSLYRMDYVTFEEDSVYNQKDAEGFIKLNALRLRLGAMARANVK; translated from the coding sequence ATGAGCGGTGCGTCCGGCAAACAGATCAAGAAAGTGGTGCTCGCCTATTCGGGCGGCCTCGACACCTCGGTGATCCTGAAGTGGCTCCAGGAAACCTATCAATGCGAGGTGGTGACCTTCACCGCCGACCTCGGCCAGGGCGAGGAGCTGGAGCCGGCGCGCAAGAAGGCCGAGCTTCTGGGCATCAAGCCGGAAAACATCTTCATCGACGACCTGCGCGAAGAGTTCGTGCGGGACTTCGTGTTCCCGATGTTCCGCGCCAACACCCTCTATGAGGGCACCTACCTGCTCGGCACCTCGATCGCCCGGCCGCTGATCGCCAAGCGCCAGATCGAGATCGCCAACCAGGTCGGCGCCGACGCCGTGGCCCACGGCGCCACCGGCAAGGGCAACGATCAGGTCCGCTTCGAGCTGGGCTATTACGCGCTCCGCCCGGACATCAAGATCATCGCCCCGTGGCGCGAGTGGGATCTGAACAGCCGCACCCGGCTGATCGACTACGCCGAGAAGAACCAGATTCCGATCGCCAAGGACAAGCGTGGCGAGGCCCCGTACTCGACCGACGCCAACCTCCTGCACATCTCCTACGAGGGGAAGGCGCTGGAGGACCCGTGGGTCGAGCCGTTCGAGGACATGTACACCCGCTCCGTCGCCCCGGAGAAGGCCCCGGACACCCCGACCTACGTCGAGGTCGAATTCAAGCGCGGCGACGCCGTGGCCATCGACGGCAAGGCCCTGTCGCCGGCGGCCCTGCTGACCGAGCTGAACCGTCTGGGCGGCGAGAACGGCATCGGCCGCCTCGACCTCGTCGAGAACCGCTACGTCGGCATGAAGTCGCGCGGCGTGTACGAGACGCCGGGCGGCACCATCCTGCTGGCCGCCCACCGCGCGATGGAGAGCATCACGCTCGACCGCGGCGCCGGCCATCTGAAGGATGAGCTGATGCCGCGCTACGCCGAGCTGATCTACTGCGGCTACTGGTTCAGCCCGGAGCGTCTGGCGCTCCAGGCCCTGATCGACCAGACCCAGGAGCCGGTGAACGGCGTGGTCCGCCTGAAGCTGTTCAAGGGCAACGTCACGGTTGTCGGCCGCAAGTCGCCGAACAGCCTCTACCGCATGGACTATGTGACGTTCGAGGAAGACAGCGTCTACAACCAGAAGGACGCGGAAGGCTTCATCAAGCTGAACGCGCTCCGTCTGCGTCTGGGCGCCATGGCCCGCGCCAACGTCAAGTAA